In the genome of Thermodesulfobacteriota bacterium, the window ATACGGGTGCGCCCGAAGAAATATACTGGAACGCCACCGACTCCGGTGAAGAGGGTTTCGCACCATGCGAGTCTCTCATGATATCGATGTGGGACAAGAGCGCCAGGAACAGCATGGGCATAGAGCTCTGGACCCCGCGCATGGAAGTAGGCGAGATGGGCGCTCATTTCTACCACATGTTCATGAAGATGGCCGACACATACAAAAGGGCGACTAACGACGACGCCACGTCCGAGAAGATAAGGGCCTTCGCGCTCGAGTTCGTAAAGAGCGTGGAGGCCTTCGCCAACAGGTAATCTCCTTCTCCCGGCTCTACTTAAAGGCCGGCATGACCTCTTTTGCGAAGAGGCGAAGCGTTTCGGGGTTCATAACGTCCGAGAAGAAGATGGTGTATTTCGTTACGCCCTTCTTTTCGTTCTCGCGGATTTTCGATATGCACCGCTCCGGGGTCCCGACTATTCCTATCTTCTCGATATCTCCGAAGAACCCGTAGCGCCTCTGTGCTTTCTCCAGTTTTTCCGGGAGCTCGGATTCGCTCCGCGCGAGTACGCAAACCGTCTGCTGCGATATCCTTATCCCGGACGGGTCCCGCCCGATGTCCGCACAGTGCTTCTTAAGGGCGGCGATCTTTCGCTCGTACTCGAGCGCGCTGCTCGCGGGGCAGTTCCATTCGTCCGCAAGCTCGGCTACTACTCCGAGTAAATATCTTTCCCCCGACCCGCCGATTATGATGGGCGGATGGGGCTTCTGCACGGGCTTCGGATTACAGTACGCGCCCTCTATGGAGTGATATCTGCCGCTGAAGCTCGGCTTTTCCTCGGCCCACATGGACTTTATTATCGCCGCCGCTTCCGAGAGCTCCTCTACCCTGGCCCGCGTATCCGGAAAATCGTAGCCGTATGCCCTGAACTCGGGCTCGAACCAGCCTGCCCCGATAGCGAATTCGAGCCTCCCGCCACTTACGACGTCGAGCGTCGAGGCCATCTTCGCCAGAAGGGAAGGGGGCCTGAAGGCGCTGCAAAGGACCATCGTCCCGAGCCTGACGTTCTTCGTTACGGCGGAAAGCGCGGACATGAGCGTCCACGCCTCATATATGTCGAGGTCGAGCCCGCCCTGCCCGAGGAGGTGATCGTAAAACCAGACGGAATGGTATCCGAGCTCGTCGCACAGCTCGGCCGCATCCCTTATCTCGGAGAATTCTATTTTCTGCTGACGGAGGACGACTCCGAAGTCTATTGCCGGCATTTCTCTTCCTGTTTAAGGCATTTTTTCATTTAATCTGCGTACATAAACTGCCTCCGGGTTCCCGAAAGGTTTCTCCGGAAAAGCGGCTGTTTGACACCGTGCGAGTAATATTATAACTTTAGTTCCCTCATAGAAAACCCGGAGGACTAAAGTATGAAGCTCGGAAATATCGACTTTTATGCAGGTATGTCGGGCCTTGCCGTAAAACTTCTTTTGGTGGCGGTTCTCGTGCCGGCGATGCTGGTTACCGTGGCCTGCAAGCAAAAGGATAATTCCGCGCAGAATACGGCGCAAAGCGCTCCTGCCGGGGATACGAGCGAAACACAAGGAGGCAATCCGGTGGTAATAATATCCACGTCCAAAGGTGACATAAAGGTCGAGCTCTTGAAGAACGAGGCTCCTGTAACGGTCGAGAATTTTCTCTCCTACGTAAACGACGGATTTTACGACGGCACTATTTTTCACAGGGTCATCCCCAATTTTATGATACAGGGCGGCGGGTTCACGTCCGACTTCGCCCAGAAGCCTACGAAGGCCCCGATCAAGAACGAGGCCAATAACGGGCTCAAGAACGACAGGGGCACGCTTGCGATGGCCCGTACGCAGGTCGTCGACAGCGCAACGTCGCAGTTCTTCATAAACGTCGTCGACAACGATTTCCTCAACAACGGCGCAAGAGACTTCGGATATGCCGTCTTCGGGAAGGTAATAGACGGCATGGATGTGGTTGACGCCATAGCCGCGGTCCCCACGAGCAACAAGGGCATGCACGGCGACGTTCCCACCGAAGACGTGGTTATCGAATCCGT includes:
- a CDS encoding TIGR03560 family F420-dependent LLM class oxidoreductase, with amino-acid sequence MPAIDFGVVLRQQKIEFSEIRDAAELCDELGYHSVWFYDHLLGQGGLDLDIYEAWTLMSALSAVTKNVRLGTMVLCSAFRPPSLLAKMASTLDVVSGGRLEFAIGAGWFEPEFRAYGYDFPDTRARVEELSEAAAIIKSMWAEEKPSFSGRYHSIEGAYCNPKPVQKPHPPIIIGGSGERYLLGVVAELADEWNCPASSALEYERKIAALKKHCADIGRDPSGIRISQQTVCVLARSESELPEKLEKAQRRYGFFGDIEKIGIVGTPERCISKIRENEKKGVTKYTIFFSDVMNPETLRLFAKEVMPAFK
- the gldC gene encoding gliding motility protein GldC — protein: MPKEAEIKFLVKLDDTGAPEEIYWNATDSGEEGFAPCESLMISMWDKSARNSMGIELWTPRMEVGEMGAHFYHMFMKMADTYKRATNDDATSEKIRAFALEFVKSVEAFANR
- a CDS encoding peptidylprolyl isomerase, translated to MKLGNIDFYAGMSGLAVKLLLVAVLVPAMLVTVACKQKDNSAQNTAQSAPAGDTSETQGGNPVVIISTSKGDIKVELLKNEAPVTVENFLSYVNDGFYDGTIFHRVIPNFMIQGGGFTSDFAQKPTKAPIKNEANNGLKNDRGTLAMARTQVVDSATSQFFINVVDNDFLNNGARDFGYAVFGKVIDGMDVVDAIAAVPTSNKGMHGDVPTEDVVIESVKVVE